The Bradyrhizobium oligotrophicum S58 genome contains the following window.
CGATCCCCAGATGACCTGCAAGGTCTCGCAAGGCGTGACCACGGTGGTGACCGGCAATTGCGGCGTCAGCATCGCGCCGCTGAAGCCGGGTTCGCCGCGGCCGATGCCGCTCGGCCTGCTGTCGCCCGGCGAGGGGCGGGTGGTCGAGTATGCGGCGTTCGCGGACTACGTCGCCGCGTTGCGTGCGGCGCCTGCTGCGGTCAACGTCGCGCCGATGGTCGGCCACACCGCGCTGCGCGCCTCGATCATGAGCGATCTCGGCCGCGCCGCGACCGACGCCGAGATCGCCGAGATGCGGGCGCATGTGCAGGAGGCGCTCGATGCCGGCGCCATCGGCGTCTCCACCGGGACGTTCTATCCGCCGGCGGAAGCGGCGCCGACCGAGGAGATCATCGAGGTCTGCCGTCCGCTCACCGGCAGCGGCGGCGTCTATGCGACGCATATGCGCAATGAGGCGAACGAGGTGATCCAGTCGCTGGAGGAGAGCTTTGCGATCGGCAAGGCGCTCGACGTCCAGGTCGTGATCTCGCATCACAAGGTGGTGGGACCTGCCAATTTCGGCCGCACCAGGGAGACCTTGCCGCTGATCACGAAGGCGATGAGCTGCCAGTGCGTCGCGCTCGACTGCTATCCCTACAACGCCTCCTCGACCATGCTGCACACCGATCCGGCCAAGCTGCAGGTCAAGGTCGTCGTCGCGGCCTCGGGTCCGCATCCGGAAGTCGCGGGCCGCGATCTCGCCGACATCGCCGCCGACTGGGGCGTCGACCGGCTGGAAGCTGCGAAGCGGCTGCAGCCGGCGTCGGCGATCTACTTCGCGATGGATGAAGCCGACGTGCAGACCATCCTGAAGTTCGAGCCGACCATGATCGGCTCCGATGGGCTGCCGTTCGGCGAGCGTCCGCATCCACGCCTGTGGGGCACGTTCCCGCGCGTGCTCGGCTATTACTGCCGCGAGCTCGAGCTGTTCCCTCTGGAGACCGCGGTGTGGAAGATGAGCGGGCTGACCGCGCAGAATTTCGGCATCAAGGGGCGCGGCACCATCGCGGTCGGCAACCATGCCGACATCACGATCTTCGATGCGTCGACCGTACGCGACAGCGCGACCTATGATGACCCGTGCGTGCCGGCCGCCGGAATCGAGGCCGTCATCGTCAACGGCGCGGTGACGTGGTGGCAGGGCCGGCATCAGGACGCGCGTGCCGGACAGGTGATCGCGCGCGCCTCGTTGCAGTGATCACGACCGGGGCGGCGCCGTCGAGCCGCGCACGATCAGCGTCGGCGGCAGCACGAGGTGTTCGCGCGTGCCCGCGGGATCGGTGATGCGGTCGAGCAGCAGGCGTGCCGCCGCTTCGCCCATGTCGTGTTGCGCGATTCGCACCGTGGTGAGCGGCGGCGACACCATGTCGACGAAGGGCATGTCGTTGTGGCCGACCACCGACACGTCGTCCGGGCAGGCGAGGCCGCGCGCGGCGAGCGCATCATAGACGCCGAGCGCAAGCAGATCGTTGGCGGCAACGATCGCGGTCGGCCTGGGCTTGCGGCCGAGCAGACGCAGGGCAGCCTCGCGTCCGGCCGCGCGCGTATAGGTCGGGGCCGTTTCGACCGGCATATTGCGACTGGCGAGTCCGGCGTCCCCGAGACTTGCCTCGAAGCCGGCCCGGCGCCGCGCGCCGGTCGATATCTCCTGCGGTCCGGCGACGTGGCCGATGCGCTTGTGACCGAGCGCAACCAGGTGCTCGACGGCGAGCCGCATGCCGCCCTCATCATCGCCCGCCACCGAAGGCAGCCGCGCGCCGCGGTCGAGCCGGTTCACCAGCACGACCGGCAGCGCGCTGTCCAGGCAATGGGTCACGATTGCGTCATCCAGCATCACCGTCGCAAGGACGAGGCCATCGATGCCATGGGCGATCAGCCGGTCGACGAGATCCTGCTCCGAGCCCTCCGTCCCGACATCGGCGACGATCGTCGCATAACCCTGCGCATGGAGATGATCGGCGATGCCGGACAGCACCGGCGGAAAGCCGGGGTCGGCGATATCGGGCGCGAGCACGCCGATCAGGCCGCTGCGCCCGGTGCGCAGGCCCTTGGCCGCCCTGTTGAGCCGATAGCCCAACGCGTTGGCGGCCGCCTGAATCCGGTTCGCGACGTCGGCCGCGACGAGATGCTTCATCGCCGGGCTGAGCGCCCGCGAGACGGTGGAAGGATGTACGCCGCAGCGCGCGGCGACGTCCTTGATGGTCGGCCGTGGCGCCGTCGCCGTGCGCATCTCCGCCGATCGCAATGCCGTCCGCTTCATCCCGCCTCCGTCATGCCGCGGCGCAGCGACGTTTCGCGCACGCCTTGCCTTGACACTACTACCACAATGGCAATAAATCTCGGTCTGCAATCGATTGCAATAATCGGGAAGGAAACGTCCACATGACAGCCAGCGCGCTGAAGCCGCATCTGGTCAGCCCGGAGCATCTCGATCCGCATTGGCGCTGGGGCCGGGCGATCCCGTCTCATGGCCACGTCTCCGTCGACTTCGAGCGCCGGGTCGATTTCGACCGTCTCAGGCGTTACCGCCTGGCGCGGGCCCGTACGGCGCTGAAAAACTCCGGCTGCGGTGCGCTGCTGCTGTTCGATGTCAACAACATCCGCTACGTCTCCGGCACCAAGATCGGCGAGTGGGAGCGCGACAAGCTCTGCCGGTTTGCGCTGCTGGCCGGCGACGGCGAGCCGATCGTGTGGGATTTCGGCTCGGCCGCCGTGCACCATCGGCTGTTCTGCGACTGGCTTGCGCCCGACAACTGCCGCGCCGGCATGCTCGGGATGCGCGGCACCGTGCCGCCGGCGGTCGGCCTGATGAAGGCGCACGCCGAGGAGGTGATGAGCCTGCTGCGCGCCGCCGGCGTCGCCGACATGCCTGTCGGCGTCGACCTTGCGGAAACCGCGATGTTCTTCGAGCTGCAGAAGGCCGGCATGAAGGTGGTCGACGGCCAGCAGGTCATGCTGGATGCGCGCGAGATCAAGAACATCGACGAGATCATGCTCTTGAATCAGGCCGCGGCCATGGTCGATGGCGTCTACCACTCGATCTACGAGAATCTGAAGCCGGGCATTCGCGAGAACGACATCGTCGCGCTCGCCAACAAGATGCTCTACGAGATGGGCTCTGACGACGTCGAGGCGATCAACGCCATCTCCGGTGAGCGCTGCAATCCGCATCCGCATAATTTCACCGACCGCATCCTGCGTCCGGGCGATCAGGCGTTCTTCGACATCCTGCAGTCCTATCAGGGCTACCGGACCTGCTACTACCGCACCTTCAATGTCGGCCGCGCCACGCCGGCCCAGCACGATGCCTACAAGCAGTGCCGCGAGTGGCTCGAC
Protein-coding sequences here:
- a CDS encoding LacI family DNA-binding transcriptional regulator; this encodes MRTATAPRPTIKDVAARCGVHPSTVSRALSPAMKHLVAADVANRIQAAANALGYRLNRAAKGLRTGRSGLIGVLAPDIADPGFPPVLSGIADHLHAQGYATIVADVGTEGSEQDLVDRLIAHGIDGLVLATVMLDDAIVTHCLDSALPVVLVNRLDRGARLPSVAGDDEGGMRLAVEHLVALGHKRIGHVAGPQEISTGARRRAGFEASLGDAGLASRNMPVETAPTYTRAAGREAALRLLGRKPRPTAIVAANDLLALGVYDALAARGLACPDDVSVVGHNDMPFVDMVSPPLTTVRIAQHDMGEAAARLLLDRITDPAGTREHLVLPPTLIVRGSTAPPRS
- a CDS encoding N-acyl-D-amino-acid deacylase family protein gives rise to the protein MTDSQPSPEPFDLIIRGGTVVDGTRAPRFAADVGIEDGRIVAIGELGGKEARREIDATGRIVAPGFIDSHTHDDSAVLVDPQMTCKVSQGVTTVVTGNCGVSIAPLKPGSPRPMPLGLLSPGEGRVVEYAAFADYVAALRAAPAAVNVAPMVGHTALRASIMSDLGRAATDAEIAEMRAHVQEALDAGAIGVSTGTFYPPAEAAPTEEIIEVCRPLTGSGGVYATHMRNEANEVIQSLEESFAIGKALDVQVVISHHKVVGPANFGRTRETLPLITKAMSCQCVALDCYPYNASSTMLHTDPAKLQVKVVVAASGPHPEVAGRDLADIAADWGVDRLEAAKRLQPASAIYFAMDEADVQTILKFEPTMIGSDGLPFGERPHPRLWGTFPRVLGYYCRELELFPLETAVWKMSGLTAQNFGIKGRGTIAVGNHADITIFDASTVRDSATYDDPCVPAAGIEAVIVNGAVTWWQGRHQDARAGQVIARASLQ
- a CDS encoding M24 family metallopeptidase; translation: MTASALKPHLVSPEHLDPHWRWGRAIPSHGHVSVDFERRVDFDRLRRYRLARARTALKNSGCGALLLFDVNNIRYVSGTKIGEWERDKLCRFALLAGDGEPIVWDFGSAAVHHRLFCDWLAPDNCRAGMLGMRGTVPPAVGLMKAHAEEVMSLLRAAGVADMPVGVDLAETAMFFELQKAGMKVVDGQQVMLDAREIKNIDEIMLLNQAAAMVDGVYHSIYENLKPGIRENDIVALANKMLYEMGSDDVEAINAISGERCNPHPHNFTDRILRPGDQAFFDILQSYQGYRTCYYRTFNVGRATPAQHDAYKQCREWLDSAIALIKPGVSTDTVAKVWPAAEEFGFPSEMAAFGLQFGHGLGLALHERPIISRLVSLENPMEIKTGMVFALETYCPATDGFSAARIEEEVVVTDKGCQVITLFPAEELPIANRY